One Candidatus Neomarinimicrobiota bacterium genomic window carries:
- a CDS encoding transposase, whose protein sequence is METPKSYNQYPKRLRRIAVWDDVNKKTIELITNQMSWTTATIAELYKQRWQIETFFKAIKQIMKIKTFVGSSANAVQIQIWTALISILILKYLKKIGEHDWSMSNLIAFLRMNLFVKIDLTEWFNHPFEESSRAGNPGQEVFAWGKY, encoded by the coding sequence TTGGAAACACCAAAGAGTTATAACCAATACCCCAAAAGGTTACGCCGGATAGCTGTATGGGACGATGTTAACAAAAAAACTATCGAGCTTATCACCAATCAAATGTCTTGGACAACAGCCACCATTGCAGAGCTCTATAAACAGAGATGGCAGATCGAAACCTTCTTCAAGGCTATCAAACAGATCATGAAGATCAAGACTTTCGTGGGAAGTTCAGCAAATGCAGTTCAAATACAGATTTGGACAGCACTCATTTCTATTTTGATCCTGAAGTACCTGAAAAAAATAGGAGAACATGATTGGTCCATGTCTAACCTGATCGCTTTCCTGCGAATGAATCTCTTTGTAAAGATAGATCTGACAGAATGGTTCAACCATCCCTTTGAGGAGAGCTCAAGAGCGGGAAATCCAGGACAGGAAGTCTTCGCATGGGGAAAATATTAA